The Thermus brockianus genome window below encodes:
- a CDS encoding ABC transporter ATP-binding protein has translation MTHEDAYSKAFDRVLFARILQYVKPYRLQVGLALLFLLLTTLTAAATPLFFKWAIDGALVPKEAKPLEERFSLLLWVSLGFLLVRGLNFAATYGQTYLIQWVGQRVLFDLRSALFAKLMRLHPGFYDKNPVGRLMTRVTSDVDAINQFITGGLVGVIADLFTLFGLLAFMFALSPKLTLVVLLVVPVLLWVTAWVRNGMRLAYREMRLRLARVNAALQENLSGVETIQLFVREKDREARFDRLAQDLLRAWVEIVRWFALFFPVVGFLGDLAVAGLLFYGGGEVVRGVASLGLLVAFVDYTRQLFQPLQDLSDKFNLFQGAMASAERIFGVLDAEEELKDPTSPKPVQRFRGEVVFKDVWLAYTPKGVEPTEKDWVLRGVSFRIAPGEKVALVGATGAGKTSVVSLIARFYDPQRGEVRIDGEDVRNYRQEELRRHVGIVLQDPFLFSGTILDNLRLFDESIPEERVVEVARFLGVHEAILRLPQGYHTRVGERGAGLSTGEKQLLALVRALLASPDILLILDEATANVDSETEKRLQEALYKAMEGRTSLIIAHRLSTIRRVDRILVFRKGRLVEEGTHEALLERGGYYATLYRLQYAEP, from the coding sequence ATGACCCACGAGGACGCCTACAGCAAGGCCTTTGACCGGGTGCTCTTCGCCCGCATCCTGCAGTACGTGAAGCCCTACCGCCTGCAGGTGGGCCTGGCCCTCCTCTTCCTCCTCCTCACCACCCTGACCGCGGCCGCCACCCCCCTCTTCTTCAAGTGGGCCATTGACGGGGCCCTGGTGCCCAAGGAGGCCAAGCCCCTGGAGGAACGCTTTTCCCTCCTCCTCTGGGTGAGCCTGGGCTTTTTGCTGGTGCGGGGGCTCAACTTTGCCGCCACCTACGGCCAGACCTACCTCATCCAGTGGGTGGGGCAGCGGGTGCTCTTTGACCTAAGGAGTGCCCTCTTCGCCAAGCTCATGCGCCTCCACCCGGGCTTCTACGACAAAAACCCCGTGGGCCGCCTCATGACCCGGGTCACCTCCGATGTGGACGCCATCAACCAGTTCATCACCGGGGGGCTGGTGGGGGTCATCGCCGACCTCTTCACCCTCTTTGGCCTCCTGGCCTTCATGTTCGCCCTAAGCCCCAAGCTCACCCTGGTGGTCCTCCTGGTGGTGCCCGTGCTCCTTTGGGTCACCGCCTGGGTGCGCAACGGGATGCGCCTGGCCTACCGGGAGATGCGCCTGAGGCTTGCCCGGGTGAACGCCGCCCTGCAGGAGAACCTTTCCGGGGTGGAGACCATCCAGCTTTTCGTCCGGGAGAAGGACCGGGAGGCCCGCTTTGACCGGCTGGCCCAGGACCTCCTGCGCGCCTGGGTGGAGATCGTGCGCTGGTTCGCCCTCTTCTTCCCCGTGGTGGGCTTTCTGGGGGACCTGGCCGTGGCGGGCCTCCTCTTCTACGGCGGGGGAGAGGTGGTGCGGGGGGTGGCCTCCTTGGGGCTTCTGGTGGCCTTCGTGGACTACACCCGCCAGCTCTTCCAGCCCCTGCAGGACCTCTCCGACAAGTTCAACCTCTTCCAGGGGGCCATGGCCAGCGCCGAGCGCATCTTCGGCGTGCTGGACGCCGAGGAGGAGCTCAAGGACCCCACCTCCCCCAAGCCCGTCCAACGCTTCCGGGGGGAGGTGGTCTTCAAGGACGTGTGGCTGGCCTACACCCCCAAGGGGGTGGAGCCCACGGAGAAGGACTGGGTCCTGCGGGGGGTTTCCTTCCGCATCGCCCCCGGGGAGAAGGTGGCCCTGGTGGGGGCCACGGGGGCGGGGAAGACCAGCGTGGTGAGCCTTATCGCCCGCTTTTACGACCCCCAGCGGGGCGAGGTGCGCATAGACGGGGAGGACGTGCGCAACTACCGCCAGGAGGAGCTCAGGCGGCACGTGGGCATCGTGCTCCAGGACCCCTTCCTCTTCTCCGGCACCATCCTGGACAACCTGCGCCTCTTTGACGAGAGCATCCCCGAGGAGCGGGTGGTGGAGGTGGCCCGCTTCCTGGGCGTGCACGAGGCCATCCTCCGCCTGCCCCAGGGCTACCACACCCGGGTGGGGGAGCGGGGGGCGGGGCTTTCCACGGGGGAGAAGCAGCTCCTGGCCCTGGTGCGGGCCCTGCTGGCCAGCCCCGACATCCTCCTCATCCTGGACGAGGCCACGGCCAACGTGGACTCCGAAACGGAAAAGCGCCTGCAGGAGGCCCTCTACAAGGCCATGGAGGGACGCACCTCCCTGATCATCGCCCACCGGCTCTCCACCATCCGCCGGGTGGACCGCATCCTGGTCTTCCGCAAGGGGCGGCTGGTGGAGGAGGGGACGCACGAGGCCCTCCTGGAGCGGGGAGGGTACTACGCCACCCTCTACCGCCTGCAGTACGCGGAGCCATGA
- a CDS encoding response regulator, producing the protein MIRVLLADDHALFRQGLKSLLEAEGDFRVVGEAKDGWEAMRHALEAKPDVILMDIQMPGLDGVQATQAILKEWPEAKVIILTMYRQDAYVFEAVKAGARGYLLKDTDAQELIEAIRRVHAGEVLLDAELAGRIIQDFRAKKEAQAPLHAELSEREVQILKLVAQGYTNLEIAAELGLSEKTVRNRLSEIFQKLHLNNRTQAALYAIREGLAQPEPEE; encoded by the coding sequence GTGATCCGGGTACTGCTAGCGGACGACCACGCCCTCTTCCGCCAAGGGCTCAAGAGCCTCTTGGAGGCGGAGGGGGACTTCCGGGTGGTGGGGGAGGCCAAGGATGGCTGGGAGGCCATGCGGCATGCCCTCGAGGCCAAGCCGGACGTGATCCTCATGGACATCCAGATGCCGGGCCTGGATGGGGTCCAGGCCACCCAGGCCATCCTCAAGGAGTGGCCCGAGGCCAAGGTCATCATCCTCACCATGTACCGCCAGGACGCCTACGTGTTTGAGGCGGTGAAGGCGGGGGCCCGGGGCTACCTGCTAAAGGACACGGACGCGCAGGAGCTCATTGAGGCCATCCGCCGGGTGCACGCCGGCGAGGTGCTTTTGGATGCGGAGCTTGCCGGGCGTATCATCCAGGACTTCCGGGCCAAAAAGGAGGCCCAGGCCCCCTTGCACGCCGAGCTTTCCGAGCGGGAGGTGCAGATCCTCAAGCTGGTGGCCCAGGGCTACACCAACCTGGAGATCGCCGCCGAGCTCGGCCTTTCCGAGAAAACGGTGCGCAACCGCCTTTCCGAGATCTTCCAGAAGCTCCACCTGAACAACCGCACCCAGGCGGCCCTTTACGCCATCCGCGAGGGGCTCGCCCAGCCCGAGCCCGAAGAGTAG